The Marispirochaeta aestuarii genome contains the following window.
GCATCTCTTCCAGGGTCCTGAGCACAGCCTTTACCATGGGGGGCGGGCCGCACATGTAGATCTTCCAGCCCTTCAGGTCCATGTTCTTCAGGCTCTCGGTTACAAAACCGGTATTCCCCTTCCAATCCTCCCCGGGCCAGGCCACGGTTCTGACGTATTCAAATACATCGCTCCTTTTCCCTGCATCCTCAAAGAAGCTGTCGTACAGAAAATCCCCTTCCCTGTTTACACCGTACAGGAGTACGGCCTTTGTAATTCTTCCGGGATTTTCGGAGATATCCTTCACAATGGGAACAAAGGGGGTTATGCCGATGCCGCCGCCGATAAAGAGGACCTTGTCCGCTTTCTTGTCAACCACAAGGTCCCGGCCCATGGGTCCCTCGAGCTGAACCTGCATGCCTTCGGTGAAATCCCGGAACACGATGTCCGATGCATAGCCGCCCTCCTTCTTCTGGACCGTCACGGAGAGCCGGTCAGGGTCATCCGGGGTCCTTGAGCTGATGGAATAGGCCCGGTACATCTCAGGTTCATCGGAAACCTTGATCAGCACAAACTGTCCGGGGGCATACTCAATCTTTCTGCCTGTATTCCTGTCTGCATCCATACGGAAGGTGAACTCCCGGACGCTGGGGGAAATCTGCTCGATCTTTTCAATTACCGCACGTACGGGTGTCCGTTTTTCGTAGCCCTCCAGAACTGTCGTCTGCTTCAGATAATCCGCCTCCTTCGCCGTTGCCAGCTGAAGCTGGTTTGCCGGGCAGTTGGCAACGCAGGTACCGCAGCGAATGCAGAGCTCGCTGTTGAACTGGTTATTCCCGTCAAAGTTCTGGAAAGGAGAAAGCTGAACGGGACACACCCGGGCGCAGGTCGCGCACTTGTGACATTTGTCCGTGGAGGCAATGGTGACCTTTTTGTCGAAGCCGTGGTTCAGCTTTGTGACTTTACCAAGCTTGTAGAAAACATGCCCCAGGCTCCCCATGGGACAGAAGGAGCACCAGGAACGGGGATTCAGCATGGAGAGGGCGAAACCCAGGACCGTGGGCATTACCAGATACTGCTTGCCCATGAGCATACCGAACTTTCCCATAAACTCCGGGTTTCCCCAGAGGGGCATGACCCTGGCAAGACGCACGAAAAACATGAACATGTAAATTGCAAAGAAGACCCAGCGGGTTACGGGGGATTTAAAGATTCTCGGTATTTTAATGAACCTGGAAGCCGACATGGATACTTTATCAAAAAGGCTTCCGTGGGGGCAGAGATTCCCGCACCAGTATCTTCCCTGAAAAAACCCGCTTCCCATAATTACAAGCATTATGGCGAACACGAATAGTCCGAGGAGTGGATAGTAGAGAGATCCAAAAGCTACGATCGGGACCAGTACCCAGGAGTATTTCCTGATGCCGGTAAACGTCCTTTCCGTCTTCAGATAGAATTGTGCTGGCCGTACTGTTTTGTCAGTAACTGTCTGCATAATAACCGCCGTGTTGTTATGATTTTTATGAAGTTCCGGCAGTCTATTATACTTGCTTTATATAGTCAAGTTCTTATATAGAAAGGCAAGTCCCCTGCTGTCAGTATTCAACATCACATCTCATAAAAACCGATCGAGAATGTAAAGGAATCCCCCAGCCAGTTCACCACGCGAAAAAAGTAGTACCCGGTATCCGGGGCGGAATAATATATAACCTCGTCCTCACCGCCGCTGCCGCTATTGCTTCTCGTAAGGATATCGCCATACGTCGAGTAAAGACTCAAATCCGCGTTATCGGGGTAGTAAAAATCAGTTATTACAATCCTGTAGGTTTTTCCGCGCTGCATCCATCCGCGATAGCTTACGTATCCGGGGCTCATGGGCATAAACTGATTGTTGAACCAGGAGCCGTTCGTTATGGAAGAATACCCTTCGTCCGGTTCCCAGGTACCATTACATAAGTCGACAGCCCAGCCACTGTCATAATTGCTGAAATCACTGTACCCAAATTGATTATAGGCCTTTATCTTGAAAAAATAGGTTGTTCCGTCGCCTCCATCATAATCATCATAGAGTGTACCTGAACAGGTGTCGAAGGCAGTATAGGTTCCATCAATACTACTGGCCCAATAGATTTCATAGCCATCAGCACCGTAGGAGGCGTTCCAGGTCAGCCGTATAAACGATATGTAGGTACCGTCGCTGGCTTGTACTCCGGTGGGTGCTTCTGGAGCAGTAGTGATAAAAGGTTCAGAGGGTGTTGGTGGCTCGTCGCCGGATCCGCCTCCTGCAGACGGACAACTGACAAATGCCAGTACAAATACTACCGCCGCAATGCTGGACAATGTTGATTTTACACTATTCCTATTCATGCTGTTCAAGATAAACCTGTCTTGAAAGCGACTCTATCGCGCAGGGAATTCTTTTTTGTTCTGAAGGAATTTTTACTTTTTTCTATTGCCCACAAGCGTTTTGGGTAGAAATCCATGGTAGCGATAGAACGCCTTTGAAAAAGAACTGAAGCTGCTGTATCCTACCGCCAGGGCCACCTCCCCGACAGTAAGAGCTCTGTCCAGGAGCAGTTCGCGGGCCCTTTCCATTCGTAGCTGCCGCACATACGAGAATATGGTGGTACCGTACTGAATTCGAAATCCCTGCTTGAGTTTTGTGGTGTTCAGACCAACCCTTCCTGCAAGTTCACGGATGCAGGGAGGGTCAAAAGCTTCCCTGACAAGTATTTCCATGGCTTCCTCCAGGTGCCTGCGATCGCTTGCGGAAATTTTCAACTGCAGCGCCTTTGTCCTTTCAGGTTGCAGGAGTTCATAGACTCTTAACGAAAAAATCTCCATCAGTTTGGCTTCCATATAAAGCCGTAAAAGTGAACCACAAAGCGGGCAGTGAAGCAGCTGAAAAACAGCAAGACGAGAATACGTGTTCGTCGGAGCAGGAAGAAAGGCGCGGTCAGAAGAAAGATTTTCAATTATTTTTCGCATCTCCATGGTCCATGGTATCTGGAGTTCATTGCCCAGCCTCCAAAACAGATTTTCAGTAATAAAAAGGCTGAATTCCTCAAGCTGCTCGCCTGTATTAATATCGATAACTCCATACGCCGGGCCTGAAAGAAGAAATCCGTCCCATCGCTTGACCTCGATCCGTCCTGGAATACCATCAACAGAAAAGATCGACGGACTGCTGGACAGATGCAGGGTGAGTTTCATAAACGCATCTGATGCCCGCACCACGATTCTGCTCGAGCTTGCGGATTCGGGAATAGAAAGTGTCCCGTATCCGAGATCGCTGCTTACGGAAGTGAACGAGGCCGTTCCTTCTCCAATTTCTTCAGGAAGTGGAAGGGGTATTCTTTTCAGTGGATCAGCAGGGCATGATACATCAGCTTCATCACCATAAAAAAGCTGAGGGGGAACCTCTGACTGACCGGATGAATACGGCATAGATACAATTATACACCCTCCTCGGTCTATTTATATGAAAAATAACTACCCGAATCTCTCCTCGATCACCGTCGCCATCTCCTGGGCCCGGACAGCCAGTTCCACGGCTTTAAAGGCGTGTTCCTGGGTCATGGCAGTCTCGGTCCTATCCAGGCAGTCCCGGATAAGCTGCCCGAAGAAGGGATACCCCACCTTGCCCCGTACGGAGAAGTGCTGCATACCCTCATGATTTACCAGATAAACCTGGTCGCCCTCGTCGTCCCGACAGATATCCAGGTACTTCCGCAGCTCGATGTAGCCCTCGGTCCCCAGGATAGTCAGTCGTCCGTCTCCCCAGACAGGAAGTCCATCGGGGGTAAACCAGTCCACCCGGAAGTAGCTGGTGGCTCCGTTATCGCCGACCAGGACGGCATCCCCGAAATCCTCAAAGTTCGGATGGTCCCCGTGATTATGGTTAGCCACCTGGCTGTGGACGACTCTGGCATCCTGTTCCCCGCTGAAATAGAGGAACTGCTCGATCTGGTGGCTGCCGATATCGCAGAGGATCCCGCCGAAACGATCCTTCTCCCAGAACCAGTCCGGGCGAACCCTGCCGATCCGGTGGGGTCCGGTTCCCAGCACCTGCAGCACCCGGCCGACAGCACCCTGTTCCACAAGCTGTCCTGCAAAGACGGCGCTCTCCACATGCAGACGCTCGCTGTAATAGACGGCGTATTTTTTCCCGGTTTCTTCGGTCTTTCTTTTGGCTTTTTCCAGCTGTTCCAGGGTCGTTAAGGGCGTCTTGTCGCAGAAATAGTCCTTGTCGTGGTCCATTACCCGGATCCCCAGGGCACAGCGGTCCGCCGGAACCGCAGCCCCGGCTACCAGCTTTACCGCCGGATCCTCCAGCACCTCTGTCTCAGAACGCGCGGCATGTACACCGGGAAAGCGGTTTACAAAAGCCTCGACTTTTTCGGGGTCCGGGTCCCAGACCCATTTCAGTTCTCCCCCGGCCTCGAGAAGACCATTGCACATTCCGTAGATATGCCCGTGGTCGAGTCCCACTGCAGCAAAAGGGAACTCCCCCTTATCGCAGACCGGATCCGTTTTTCCCTTGGGTGCGTAATTCGCTCCATCGGCTTTTTGAAACATCTTCGAGGCTCCTCATGATAAACCGTCGTTTTGTCTAGAATTCCTCCACCCCGAACTCCAGTTCGGAGACGCAGGTATCGTCATAGTGGCTGCCCCTGTAGACATCCTGGATACGGATCCTCACTCCGTAAAACCCGTAGATCTCACGGATCAATCCCAGATTCAGGGGATCCCGCCAGTCATTGGAAGGAACTCCCAGCTCATCGAGGGCCATGGAAAAAAGATCCGGATAATCCGTGGAAAACTGCTCCAGGGTTTCAAGGTAAAAATCTTTCTGAAGATCTTCCAGGCGGTAGAGGGCAAGGGACTGCTCCTCCATGCTGTCCCGCAGTTCAAAGGTACCGGGAAGGGCCTTCTCCTTCAGAAAATAGAGGCTGTAGTCCAGCTCGGTCACAAGTCCCGGAGCCGTCATCCCTGCAACAAAAGAGACAGAGACCTCCCTGACGCGGTTGTTGCGCTCAAAGAGCCTCCGGGACCGGGCAAAACCGTTGACCACGCTTATCCGGCTGACAAGCCGCTGAGTCATGACTGTCAGCGACTCCCCCACGCCGCTGCCCGGGACCCCTTCAACCCAGGGGCTCCCTGTATCCCCGTCAAAAAGAGCCTCGGGACCGTAGGTCACACTTCTGCCTCCGATGGTCTCGCTGAGGGACGAACTTGCCCAGAGGGACCGGGAAGGGCCCACGGAGAACTCCTGCCATCCTCCGTTCTGTGCAACAGCGGGGATAAGCAGGGCCGTCATGATGATCGGGAAAAACACCTTCTTCATTTTAAACCTCCCTGTTTGATTATGGGCACCTCTAAAAACGTGGTATTTTTTCCATAGTCAAGGAGGAAAGATTTTGTAGCGCCCGCAAACTCTTGTGGCAACAAGAGTTGAGGACCGCGGGAAATCTTGACAACGCAGGATATGGGGAAAAGAGTAGTTTTTAGAAGTGCCCTTAATTCAGTTTTTGTATCCTCGGAAATAAACCGGTATTCCATCTGTTCATAGCCTTCCAGCTTTTCCTCCCGTTCTTCCATGGCCCTGAGAATCTCCTCCGCTTCCCCGGGACTGAGCTTCAGGTACCGGATAATCTCCTTACGATAGAAAAAATCCCCCTTCAGCGCTACAAGATCCCTGACGTATTCCTTTCTGCTCTTTTCGCAGTAATCCAGGGGAGAGGGGAGACCCAGTAAAGCCGGGCTGAGATCCCGAACGAGCTGATTAGTGCGGTTCATATCATATCCCTCGTCTTTTTCGTAAGGGGCGAATACTTTCTGCTCCAGTGAATAGAGCTCGGAATCCGGAACCCGGTTCTCCGCGATCCGCCGGGAATCAAACTCACCTGTGGGATTCAGACGTATTTCAAATACCCCCTGGTCAACGGTAACCGGGATTCCTCCGTCGGGGAAACGGCTGATTCCGGTTTTGGGACGATACAGGTGGTAATTAAGCAGAAAACAGATCTGTTCCCCGACTCTGTATCCCCTTCCGGCCTTAAAAGAGGTATGGACCTCTTCAACGGAACCGCCGGCAGCCGCGGACGTGACACAGACAAATAAAAAAAACAGCGCAAAAACCGTAACCGGGACTTTTTGCTCCTTCATGCTCCCAGTATAGCACACCTGCAGCGGACCCGTGGTATAATGGGGACAGGAAAAAACAGGGAGAAGATATGAAAATCGAAAACGCTAATGGAAAGACTGTCCGGAATATCACTGGAGAAGATTTACATCAGGAAATCGCGGCGCTGAATGAGGAAAACAACTTTCTGATTCTGTCTGATGGGGATGATTATATTCAATGCGCTGTATCGGGTTCAGGTTTTATCGTCGAGTATCAGGACAGCACCGGACACTACAGCAGCGATGATGCTTTATCCTCAGACGCAATCGAAAAACTCTTCAAAGCCTACCTGTCGCGTTCCACTGAATGGCGCGGCATGGCAGGCTGGGCAAAAGGCTCAGGTCCGGCAGGGGCAAATGAGTCTGTAGTTTCCCCGGAAAAAGGGGATAGCTTTGCCGATACCCTGAAGAAGGACCTCTCCCCGGGAAAAATCCTGGATTCTGTAAAGCGGCAGGTGTCGCGGGAGATAAGCCGGGGTGTATCGCGTAAAACCTCCGGCACCGTCGGACGCATGATACGTAAGTTCTTCAAATAGGACACATTCATGAAAATCCTGATAGTGTATGATTCTTTTTTCGGGAATACGGAGAAGATAGCCCTGACCATGAAAAAGGCCCTTGGGAGGGACCCCAGGGTCAGCGAGGCCTCAGCCCTCAGGGTTGGGGACGCGGATCCGGAAAATCTGGAAAGCCTGTCCATGCTGATAGTCGGATCTCCTACCCGCGCCTTTCGCCCCTCCCCTGCCGTCACCGGATTTCTAAAACGAATACCCCCAAAAGGATTAGCCGGGAAAAAAGCGGCAGCCTTCGATACGGGAATTTCCCTGGAAGACGCCAGCCCCCGCTTCCTGAGAATTTTTATCCGGCTCTTCGGCTACGCGGCCAAACCGATCGCCGCAGGGCTGGTAAAAAAAGGTGCCAGTCTTGTCATAGCCCCTGAAGGCTTCCTGGTACAGGACACGGAAGGCCCTTTGAAGGAGGGAGAAACGGAACGGGCTGCCCAATGGGCCGGGAAATGTATCGGGAACGAATAAAAAGAAGTAAAGCAGGCGGAACATGGGTGACAGAATGAGCCGTCTGCCTCTTCTTGTGTTCACTGCTGCCTTTCCTCTGACAGCCGTCTTTTCCCAGTCAACCGGGGACCCCTAGCAGTAACTCCGCAATCGGATGGTCCGGGAAATCGGAGACGCTCAAATGACCGCTTACACGCCGGCAGGGATCGTCTGCATGAGGCCGTACTCAATACCCTTGAAAGGGTTCCCCTGCACCGCTTTGTCCCTGGGGCGTATCGATATTGCCGAGTCCGCGGCGGTTCTGCTCTATATCTGCGCCCTGCTTTTTATCCCCGGGTAATCCCTAGCCTTTTATATTTCCCACAGGCACCAGCTTCACAACCGGCGCGCTCAAACCCGCGGCTTCGCTAGCCCGGACAACCTCGTCAATATCCTTGTAGGCAGGTCCTGCCTCCTCTGCCAGGACCCCCCGGGAGCTGCTGCGGATATAGATTTCCTCTTCTTCCAGTCGTTTCTCTATTTCGTCCAGGCTGAACTGTTTTTTGGCCTGTCTTCGCCCCATAACGCGGCCGGAACCGTGGGCGCTGCTGAAAAAACTCCTGGCACCCCCGGAAACTCCTGCAAGCAGCCAGGAGCCGGTCTCCATGCTGCCTCCGATAATTACCGGCTGACCGGTCCTGCGGTATTCCGGGGGCAGATCCACACTCCCCGGAGGAAGGGCCCGGGTGGCACCCTTCCGGTGGACCAGCACGCGCTTTTCCACGCCATCCGTGAGATGGGTCTCAACCCTGGCGGTATTGTGGGTAACATCGTAGATCT
Protein-coding sequences here:
- a CDS encoding fibronectin type III domain-containing protein, whose translation is MNRNSVKSTLSSIAAVVFVLAFVSCPSAGGGSGDEPPTPSEPFITTAPEAPTGVQASDGTYISFIRLTWNASYGADGYEIYWASSIDGTYTAFDTCSGTLYDDYDGGDGTTYFFKIKAYNQFGYSDFSNYDSGWAVDLCNGTWEPDEGYSSITNGSWFNNQFMPMSPGYVSYRGWMQRGKTYRIVITDFYYPDNADLSLYSTYGDILTRSNSGSGGEDEVIYYSAPDTGYYFFRVVNWLGDSFTFSIGFYEM
- a CDS encoding helix-turn-helix transcriptional regulator, yielding MKLTLHLSSSPSIFSVDGIPGRIEVKRWDGFLLSGPAYGVIDINTGEQLEEFSLFITENLFWRLGNELQIPWTMEMRKIIENLSSDRAFLPAPTNTYSRLAVFQLLHCPLCGSLLRLYMEAKLMEIFSLRVYELLQPERTKALQLKISASDRRHLEEAMEILVREAFDPPCIRELAGRVGLNTTKLKQGFRIQYGTTIFSYVRQLRMERARELLLDRALTVGEVALAVGYSSFSSFSKAFYRYHGFLPKTLVGNRKK
- a CDS encoding flavodoxin family protein, which translates into the protein MKILIVYDSFFGNTEKIALTMKKALGRDPRVSEASALRVGDADPENLESLSMLIVGSPTRAFRPSPAVTGFLKRIPPKGLAGKKAAAFDTGISLEDASPRFLRIFIRLFGYAAKPIAAGLVKKGASLVIAPEGFLVQDTEGPLKEGETERAAQWAGKCIGNE
- a CDS encoding 4Fe-4S binding protein produces the protein MQTVTDKTVRPAQFYLKTERTFTGIRKYSWVLVPIVAFGSLYYPLLGLFVFAIMLVIMGSGFFQGRYWCGNLCPHGSLFDKVSMSASRFIKIPRIFKSPVTRWVFFAIYMFMFFVRLARVMPLWGNPEFMGKFGMLMGKQYLVMPTVLGFALSMLNPRSWCSFCPMGSLGHVFYKLGKVTKLNHGFDKKVTIASTDKCHKCATCARVCPVQLSPFQNFDGNNQFNSELCIRCGTCVANCPANQLQLATAKEADYLKQTTVLEGYEKRTPVRAVIEKIEQISPSVREFTFRMDADRNTGRKIEYAPGQFVLIKVSDEPEMYRAYSISSRTPDDPDRLSVTVQKKEGGYASDIVFRDFTEGMQVQLEGPMGRDLVVDKKADKVLFIGGGIGITPFVPIVKDISENPGRITKAVLLYGVNREGDFLYDSFFEDAGKRSDVFEYVRTVAWPGEDWKGNTGFVTESLKNMDLKGWKIYMCGPPPMVKAVLRTLEEM
- a CDS encoding Gfo/Idh/MocA family protein, with product MFQKADGANYAPKGKTDPVCDKGEFPFAAVGLDHGHIYGMCNGLLEAGGELKWVWDPDPEKVEAFVNRFPGVHAARSETEVLEDPAVKLVAGAAVPADRCALGIRVMDHDKDYFCDKTPLTTLEQLEKAKRKTEETGKKYAVYYSERLHVESAVFAGQLVEQGAVGRVLQVLGTGPHRIGRVRPDWFWEKDRFGGILCDIGSHQIEQFLYFSGEQDARVVHSQVANHNHGDHPNFEDFGDAVLVGDNGATSYFRVDWFTPDGLPVWGDGRLTILGTEGYIELRKYLDICRDDEGDQVYLVNHEGMQHFSVRGKVGYPFFGQLIRDCLDRTETAMTQEHAFKAVELAVRAQEMATVIEERFG
- a CDS encoding NADase-type glycan-binding domain-containing protein, producing the protein MKKVFFPIIMTALLIPAVAQNGGWQEFSVGPSRSLWASSSLSETIGGRSVTYGPEALFDGDTGSPWVEGVPGSGVGESLTVMTQRLVSRISVVNGFARSRRLFERNNRVREVSVSFVAGMTAPGLVTELDYSLYFLKEKALPGTFELRDSMEEQSLALYRLEDLQKDFYLETLEQFSTDYPDLFSMALDELGVPSNDWRDPLNLGLIREIYGFYGVRIRIQDVYRGSHYDDTCVSELEFGVEEF